From Canis lupus familiaris isolate Mischka breed German Shepherd unplaced genomic scaffold, alternate assembly UU_Cfam_GSD_1.0 chrUn_S1567H1756, whole genome shotgun sequence, a single genomic window includes:
- the LOC119878383 gene encoding ubiquitin carboxyl-terminal hydrolase 17-like protein 6 — protein MEAAHLHPSEEPQFSASPKPQSYWSRRGGAEVHGGPSVPERTSPASKTLSSPTDPLAPASAGLPPTKTPLSWKSLSQVGAGLQNMGNTCYVNATLQCLTYTEPLASYMLSQQHGTTCRRQTSCMLCTLQAHLMRVLCHPGRVLRPLPLLLAAFHRHKQEDAHEYLMFILDAMQQACLPEDKLSDPECPQDSTLIQQLFGGYWRSQIQCLHCQGISSTMEPYLDISLDIGDAHSVSQALEQLVKPELLEGENAYHCSKCLEKVPASKVLTLHTSPKVLILVLRRFSDLTGNKMTKEVQYPERLDMQHYLSEQRAGPLVYVLYAVLVHAGRSCHSGHYFCFVKAGNGQWYKMDDAKVSACDVTCALRQPAYVLFYMQKTDLERDLGRESVEEGGLASPEADPTVVGEASGEPATDPSVNLPELEERGEETSKQQMTLDQWRCLQERNRPKPELNVRGREIALPANAVILHHSKYRPEMPKNHPQQTVDLLTTAAGMLPPQVAGDVAKVPRVPGRARPTKRTSKKGQRSGEAVQGCVS, from the coding sequence ATGGAggctgcccacctccacccctcagaGGAGCCTCAGTTCAGCGCCTCTCCCAAACCCCAGTCATACTGGTCAAGGAGAGGCGGTGCTGAAGTCCACGGAGGACCCTCTGTGCCCGAGAGGACATCCCCTGCATCAAAGACGCTCTCCTCCCCGACTGACCCGTTGGCTCCCGCATCAGCAGGGCTGCCTCCCACCAAGACGCCTCTGAGTTGGAAGAGCCTTTCCCAGGTGGGAGCCGGGCTTCAGAACATGGGCAACACTTGCTATGTGAATGCGACCCTACAGTGTCTGACCTACACAGAGCCCCTCGCCAGCTACATGCTGTCCCAGCAGCACGGGACCACCTGTAGGAGGCAGACATCCTGCATGCTGTGTACCCTGCAGGCTCACCTGATGCGGGTTCTCTGCCATCCTGGACGTGTGCTCCGGCCCCTGCCACTCCTGCTCGCCGCCTTCCACAGACACAAGCAGGAAGATGCCCATGAGTATCTCATGTTCATTCTGGATGCAATGCAGCAAGCGTGCTTGCCTGAGGACAAGCTCTCAGACCCTGAGTGTCCTCAGGACAGCACCCTCATCCAGCAACTCTTTGGGGGGTACTGGAGGTCTCAAATCCAGTGTCTCCACTGCCAAGGTATTTCGAGCACTATGGAACCTTACCTGGACATCAGCCTGGACATCGGGGATGCTCACAGCGTCAGCCAAGCTTTGGAGCAGTTGGTGAAGCCCGAACTGCTGGAAGGTGAAAATGCCTACCATTGTAGTAAGTGTCTGGAGAAGGTGCCTGCGTCCAAGGTGTTGACTTTGCACACTTCCCCGAAGGTCCTCATCCTGGTCTTGAGACGATTCTCAGACTTGACAGGCAACAAAATGACTAAGGAGGTGCAATATCCTGAGCGCCTTGACATGCAACACTACCTgtctgagcagagggcaggaccCTTGGTTTATGTGCTCTATGCCGTGCTGGTGCACGCTGGGAGGAGTTGCCACAGCGGACATTACTTCTGTTTCGTAAAGGCAGGAAATGGCCAGTGGTATAAAATGGATGATGCTAAGGTCAGCGCCTGTGATGTGACTTGCGCGCTGCGCCAACCTGCCTATGTCCTCTTTTATATGCAGAAGACTGATCTGGAGAGAGACCTTGGGAGGGAGTCAGTCGAGGAGGGAGGACTTGCATCTCCCGAGGCAGACCCCACAGTGGTGGGTGAGGCCTCAGGAGAGCCGGCAACGGATCCCTCCGTGAACCTTCCTGAGTTGGAGGAGCGTGGGGAAGAGACCTCAAAGCAACAAATGACATTAGACCAGTGGAGATGCCTCCAGGAACGCAATCGACCTAAGCCTGAACTCAATGTCAGGGGAAGAGAAATTGCTCTTCCTGCGAACGCAGTCATCCTTCACCACTCCAAATACAGACCTGAGATGCCAAAGAATCATCCTCAGCAGACCGTCGACCTGCTCACCACTGCGGCTGGGATGCTCCCACCTCAGGTGGCCGGGGACGTGGCCAAAGTCCCGCGTGTGCCAGGGAGAGCCCGACCTACAAAGAGGACGAGCAAGAAGGGACAGAGGTCTGGGGAAGCAGTCCAGGGATGTGTCTCCTAA